The following are encoded together in the Poseidonibacter lekithochrous genome:
- a CDS encoding sensor histidine kinase has translation MNRNEKKALISFLSIYMGSAILLVGVILYTYYNNEVRMLQESCDMELSNASMQVKTDIMNSYMKNEKFVPSKLKSDHIKYALYDKNKKLIYSYLDGKKYVDLSQSIYAKDRFNFYIAVINEKMIPIKYIVLETCQGSIDKNKLKIYILIALVMCAIFIGFIAYLLAKILLKPVREKVEHMDKFIKDSAHELNTPITVLMTSVSMLKKGKNPEKMMKYITSSTKQISQIYNDIHFSAFNEMNEDVHQEFDLKDLVSESVDYFNDISITKNIVIEADLESCVVLMDRTKTQKIVNNLISNSVKYSNSNSTVNVKIKGNFLCVEDHGIGISEQEQKEIFKRYKRGNNIEGGFGIGLDIVKRICAEYDLVMSLESQIEKGSSFFIDFSSIVVGANCKLETKK, from the coding sequence TTGAACAGAAATGAGAAAAAAGCATTAATTAGTTTTTTATCAATATACATGGGATCTGCTATTTTATTAGTGGGTGTTATTTTGTATACTTATTACAATAATGAAGTACGAATGCTTCAGGAATCTTGTGATATGGAGCTTAGTAATGCTTCTATGCAAGTAAAAACTGACATTATGAATAGTTATATGAAAAATGAAAAATTCGTGCCTAGTAAATTAAAATCAGATCATATTAAATATGCTTTATATGATAAAAACAAAAAACTAATTTATTCTTATTTAGATGGTAAAAAATATGTTGACTTATCTCAAAGTATTTATGCAAAAGATAGATTTAATTTCTATATTGCGGTTATTAATGAGAAAATGATTCCTATTAAATATATTGTTCTAGAGACTTGTCAAGGTTCAATTGACAAAAATAAACTAAAAATTTATATATTAATTGCACTTGTTATGTGTGCAATTTTTATTGGATTTATTGCGTACTTACTTGCCAAAATTTTATTAAAACCTGTACGTGAAAAAGTCGAGCATATGGATAAATTTATTAAAGATTCTGCCCATGAATTAAATACTCCAATTACTGTTCTTATGACTTCGGTTTCTATGCTTAAAAAAGGTAAGAATCCTGAAAAAATGATGAAATATATTACAAGTAGTACAAAACAAATATCTCAAATATATAATGATATTCACTTCTCAGCTTTTAATGAAATGAATGAAGATGTTCATCAAGAGTTTGATTTAAAAGATTTAGTATCTGAAAGTGTAGATTACTTTAATGATATTTCAATTACAAAAAATATTGTAATTGAAGCAGACTTAGAGTCTTGTGTTGTTTTAATGGATAGAACTAAAACACAAAAAATTGTAAATAACCTTATTTCAAATTCTGTTAAATATAGTAATAGTAATTCAACAGTAAATGTGAAAATTAAAGGTAACTTTTTATGTGTTGAAGACCATGGTATTGGTATTAGTGAACAAGAGCAAAAAGAGATATTTAAAAGATATAAAAGAGGGAACAATATAGAAGGTGGTTTTGGTATTGGTCTTGATATTGTAAAAAGAATTTGTGCTGAGTACGATTTAGTGATGAGCTTAGAATCTCAGATTGAAAAAGGTTCATCTTTCTTTATTGACTTTTCATCTATTGTTGTTGGAGCAAATTGTAAATTAGAGACTAAAAAGTAG
- a CDS encoding response regulator transcription factor has translation MKVLLLEDDAALNDLLSDHLEDKGYELTLCTNGQEALEYLIDEKFDLALLDINTPIMTGMEVLKTIREDYKNSTPAIMLTAYQDTKHLKDSFENGVDDYIKKPFDLEELDQRILKLCRQFSIEQNAQIIIDDNTVFDPDSCQITLKGKSVSIAQKERDILKYFCTHKNRVVSSEELLQNIWAYEDMPTDATIRVYIKNLREIVGKERIVTIRGIGYKFEQK, from the coding sequence ATGAAAGTTTTACTACTAGAAGATGATGCAGCATTAAATGATTTATTAAGTGACCACCTTGAAGATAAAGGTTACGAGTTAACTTTATGTACAAATGGTCAAGAGGCTTTAGAGTATTTAATCGATGAAAAATTTGATTTAGCTTTACTTGATATTAATACTCCAATTATGACTGGTATGGAAGTTCTAAAAACTATTAGAGAAGATTATAAAAACTCTACTCCTGCAATTATGCTTACAGCATATCAAGATACCAAACACTTAAAAGATTCATTTGAAAATGGTGTTGATGACTATATTAAAAAACCATTTGATTTAGAAGAGTTAGATCAAAGAATCTTAAAACTATGCAGACAATTCTCAATTGAACAAAATGCACAAATTATTATAGATGATAATACTGTTTTTGATCCTGATTCTTGTCAGATTACTTTAAAAGGTAAAAGTGTTAGTATTGCTCAAAAAGAAAGAGATATTTTAAAATACTTTTGCACTCACAAAAATAGAGTAGTTTCAAGTGAAGAGTTACTACAAAATATTTGGGCTTATGAAGATATGCCTACTGATGCTACAATTAGGGTTTATATTAAAAACCTAAGAGAAATTGTAGGAAAAGAAAGAATCGTAACGATTAGAGGAATAGGGTACAAATTTGAACAGAAATGA
- a CDS encoding YajQ family cyclic di-GMP-binding protein: MAKSKEHQFDISAKLDMQEMKNAVIQSQKEIDNRYDFKGMIKEIDLNQGAKTLVLTSASDNKVDAMKDILISKMNKRDISINSLEEVKAEDASGGNRKFTYKIIDSIEKDEAKTIQTEIKKLKLKVTAVNQGDEIRVTGKNIDDLQNVMKHLKSLELKAPLVFDNFR; encoded by the coding sequence ATGGCAAAATCAAAAGAACATCAATTTGATATATCTGCAAAACTTGACATGCAAGAGATGAAAAATGCAGTTATTCAATCTCAAAAAGAGATCGATAATAGATATGACTTCAAAGGTATGATCAAAGAAATCGATTTAAATCAAGGAGCTAAGACTTTAGTTTTAACTAGTGCTAGTGATAATAAAGTTGATGCTATGAAAGATATTTTAATATCAAAAATGAATAAAAGAGACATTTCAATTAATTCACTTGAAGAAGTTAAAGCAGAAGATGCAAGTGGTGGAAATAGAAAATTCACATATAAAATTATTGATAGTATTGAAAAAGATGAAGCAAAAACTATTCAAACAGAAATCAAAAAATTAAAACTAAAAGTTACTGCTGTTAATCAAGGTGATGAAATTAGAGTTACTGGTAAAAATATTGATGATTTACAAAATGTTATGAAACATTTAAAGAGTTTAGAATTAAAAGCACCATTAGTTTTTGATAACTTTAGATAA